Within Acuticoccus sediminis, the genomic segment AAGATGATCCGCGCCCGCGGATCGCGCAGGATCGCCCAGAACTCCTTGACCATCATCGCGACGAGGCGGTTCAGCATCACGCCACCCTCCGGTGGGTGACGCGCACCGCCAGGGCGAAGAACACGAGGCCGAAGCCGAGCAGCACCGCGCTGGCGTGCAGGAACATCGGCCAGATGTCGCCGACGGTGAACACCGTCTGCAGCGAGGGGACGAGGTAGCGGGCCGGGACGACGTAGGTGATCGCCTGGATCACGAGCGGCATCGACTTGATCTCGAAGATGAAGCCCGACAGCACCATCGACGGCATGAACGCGGTCAGCAGCGCGACCTGGCTCGCCACGAACTGGTTCTTCGTCACCGCCGAGATGAGGAGCCCCTGGCCGAGCGCGGGCACGAGGAAGGACGCGCACAGGACGAGAAGGCCGACGACCGAGCCCCGGAACGGGACGTCGAAGACGAAGATCGCGAGCGCCGTGCAGAGCGCGACCGAGCCGAGACCCAGGACGAAGTAGGGGATCACCTTGGAGGCGAGGAATTCGACCATCGCGACCGGCGTGGCGAGCATCGCCTCCATGGTGCCGCGCTCCCACTCGCGCGCGACGACGAGGGCGGTGAGGAGCGTGCCGATCATCGCCATGACGATCGCGATGGAGCCGGGGATGAGGAAGACGCGGCTGGTGAGCTCCGGGTTGAACCAGAAACGCGGCTCGAGCGTGATCGGCGCGTCGACGTCGACACCCCGGTCCTGCGCCATCCCCCTGGCCCACTGCCCCTCGACGCCCTCGGCGTAGTTGGCGACGAAGGCGGCGGCGTTCGGCTGCGAGCCGTCGGTGATGATCTGGATCTCGGCGGCGGTGTCGTCCGAGCCCACGTGGGCGCCGAACTCCTGCGGGATGACGATGATGCCGCGCACCCGCCCGGCGACGAGCTCGCCCTCGAGGGACTGGAAGTCGCGCGCGAGGGTCACGTCGAACCAGCGCGAGTTGACGTAGGCCATCGCGAGGCTCTCGGCGATCTGGCTGTTGTCCTGCAGCGCGACGCCGACCTTCACCTTGCGGATGTCGAGCGAGACCGCCGTGCCGAACAGGAACAGGAGCACCAGCGGCAGCACGAAGGCGATCAGGAAGGTGGACGGATCGCGCAGGATCTGCCGGCTCTCCTTGAGCAGGAGGGCGAGGAAGCGGCGGCCGTTCATGCCGCCTCCCGCGTCGCGTCACGCGTCTCGATGAGGGCGATGAACGCCTCCTCGAGCGTGGGGTCCGGGCGCTCCGGCGTCGCCGCCCCCGCCTTCAGCTCGTCAGGGCTTCCCTGGGCGATCTGTTCCGCGCGGTAGATGACGAGGATGCGGTCGCAGTACTCCGCCTCCTCCATGAAGTGGGTGGTGACGAGGACGGTCACGCCCTTGTCCACCAGCCCGTTGATGTGGTTCCAGAACTCGCGCCGCACGATGGGGTCGACGCCGGACGTCGGCTCGTCGAGGAAGAGCACCGGCGGCTCGTGCATGACCGCCGAGGCGAGGGAGAGGCGCTGCTTGAAGCCGAGCGGGAGGCCGCCGGCGTTCTGCCGCAGGTAGGGGCCGAGGCGGAAGATCTCCACCATCCGCCCGATCGCCTCCCGCCGCGCCCGCCCCGCGAGACCGTAGACGCCGGCGAAGAAGTCGAGGTTCTGCGCCACGCTGAGGTCGCCATAGAGGGAGAACTTCTGCGCCATGTAGCCGAGCGACTGGCGCGCCGCGGCCCGTGCGTGGCGCAGGTCGTGGCCGGCGACCGTCCCCTCTCCGGACGTCGGCGTGAGGAGGCCGCAAAGCATCTTGAACGTCGTCGACTTGCCGGCCCCGTTGGGACCGAGAAGCCCGAAGATCTCGCCGCGCGGGACCGAGAAGCTGACGTCCCGGGCGGCGGTGAAGTCGCCGAAGCGCTTGGTGAGGGTCTTCGCCTCGATGGCGGGGCGGTCGCTCTCGGGGATCGTCCGGTAGCCGGCCGCGAGCGCGCTCTCACCCTTGGGGCCGCCGCCGAGGCGGTCCACGAACGCATCCTCGAAGCGCGGCGGGATCGGTTCGCCGCCCTCGGGCGGCGCCGCGTCACGGCCCATCAGAAGCCGCACTGAGGCACCCTGGATGGTCGCGTCGCGCACCGCTGGGTCATCCATCACGCGGGCCAGGATCCGGCGCCGCTCCGCGCCCTCGGCGCGCACGCGGAAGCAGCGCCCGGCGACCTCATCGGTGAGGCGGTCCGGCGGGCCGGCGTGGATCATCCGCCCCTCGTTGAGGAGGTAGACCTCGTCGCACTTCTCGGCCTCGTCGAGGTAGGCGGTCGACCAGAGGACGGCGATTCCCTCGCCGGTGAGGTTCTTAACCATCGCCCAGAGCTCGCGGCGCGACACCGGGTCGACGCCGACGCCCGGCTCGTCGAGCAGCAGGAGGCGCGGCGTCACCACCAGCGCGCAGGCGAGCCCCAGCTTCTGCTTCATCCCGCCCGACAGCCGCCCCGCGAGGCGCGCCGTGAAGGGGGCGAGGTCGGTGAAGCGCAGGAGCTCGGCGAAGCGCCGGCCCCGCTCGCCCGCCGGAAGGCCGCGCAGGTCGGCGTAGAGGGTGAGGTTCTCGATGACGCTGAGATCCTCGTAGAGGCCGAAGCGCTGCGGCATGTAGCCGACCTTCGTATGGTCGGCGCCGGTCGCGGGCCGGCCCAGCACGGTGACGCTGCCCTCGTCGGGATCGAGCAGTCCGGCGAGGAGGCGGATGAGCGTCGTCTTGCCCGCACCGTCTGGGCCGACGAGGCCGGTCATGCGGCCCGGGCGGATCTGCAGCGAGATCGCGTCGAGAGCCGGCGGGCCGCCCTTGCCGAAGCGGCGGGTGACGCCGTCCAGCGTGGCCGTCGCGCCGGATGCGCGGTGCTCCTCGCCGGCGGCGCTCAAGCGTCCGGACCCGCTTCGGCGGCCGGCACCGTGACGGTGACGGGCATCCCCTGGCGCAGCGCCATGTCCGGGTCCGACACGATGATGCGCATCCGGAACACGAGGTCGGTGCGCAGGCTCGGCGTCTGCACCGACTTCGGCGTGAACTCGGCCGTCGGCGAGATGAAGCCGATCGTGCCGGAGTAGACGTGGTCGGTGCTGTCGGTGGTGACGTAGACGGTCGCGCCGGGGTGGACGCGCCCGAGGTCGGGTTCGGAGACGTAGGCGCGCACCCGCACCGGCCGGTCGATGGCGATTGTGAAGACCGTGCCGCCGGCGGCGACGATCTCGCCCGGCTCGCGCGCCCGCGTCATCACGAAGCCCTCCTGGACGGCGGTGAGGACGGCATCGTCGAGGGCCGTCTGCGCCTGGTCCTGGGCGGCGAGGGCGGCGGCAAGCGAAGCCTCGGTGGCGGCGATGTCCTCGGCGCGGCTGCCGGCCTTCATCAGCGACAGCGCCTCCTCGGCCGAGGCGAGGAGGGCCTCGGCCTCGCGGTAGCTCGCCTCGGCGGAATCGGCCTCGGCCTGGCTGACCGCGTTGGTTCTGACGAGGCGGCTGGCACGGCTGAAGGTCAGCTCGGCCTGCTTGGCGGTCGCCTTGCGCTGGTCGACGAGCGCGGCGGCCTGGGCGATCTCCTGCGGCCGGTTGCCGGCGAGCGACTTGTCATGCGCGGCCTGGGCGACCGCCACCTCGGCCTTCGCCGCCGCCAGCGCCTGTTGCAGCGGCACGGGGTCGAGCCGCGCCAGAACCTCGCCGGGCGTGACCCGCGCCCCCTCGTCGATGGGCATCTCCGCGATCCGCCCGCCGACGCGGAAGGCGACGTCCACGGTGCGCACGTCGACGTTGCCGTAGAGGGTCAGGGCGTCGCCGTCGCCATTGCGGAACACGCCGGTCTTGAACGCCCAGCCGGCGGCGCCGATCGCCGCCACCAGGAGAAGCATGATGATGGCGACTTTCTTCATGAAGGATCCTCGGCCGCGAGCAGGGCGCGGATGTTGGTCTGGGTGACTCTACGGATGGTCGCGGCGCGCTGCGGCGTCACGGCGTCCCAGCCGGTCAGCGACATGACGGAGGCGTGGGCGACCCGGAAGACGAGGAGCTGACCGACGATCGTCACGGTGGTGACGTTGATGCGGTCGTCGTCCCAGCCCGGGTGCCCGGCCTCGGCGACGAGGGTGCGCAGGTGCTGGCCCATCCGCCCGAAGACGCGCTCCTGCAGGATCCGGAACGCCTCGCCGGGGGCCATCTGCTCGCGCACGATGAAGCGCGACAGCGACGCGCTCTCCGGGCTGAGGAAGAAATTGAGGATGACGCCGGCGATGTCGCAGATCTCGTCGCGCGCCGCCTCGCGGCCGCGGGCCTCCGTCCGGGCGGCGCGGTCCAAGACGGGGCCGAGGAACTCGACCAGGCGGTCGGCGACGTAGTGGGCGGCGGCGAGGTGGAGCCCGTCCTTGCCGCCGTAGTGGTAGGTGATCGAGGACATCACGGTGTCCGCCTCGCGGGCGATGTCGCGCGTGCGCACCCCCTCGACCCCCTTCATTCCGAAGTGGTCGACGGCCGTCTGGAGCAGGCGGCGGTTGGTGGACGACTTCGTGGGCAAGGCGAACGACCGGGCCGGAAACGGGGTGGCGAGCTGACGAATCCTATTGTTCGTTCATTTGAACAAATTTTCAATCCCATTCCGGCGCGGCCGCACCAGCGCACGGAATGCGCCGATGCGGGGCTTTTGCGATGGCGAACGGGGACCCCCTCAGGTCGCCGTCGCCGGCGCCTTTCGGCTCTCGCCCGACTTGGCGGGAAGCTTCTCCGGCGCCGGGAGGCAGGGGCCGCCGGGGTCGCGGATCAGGTGGACGCTGCGGTTGAAGAAGCCGCTCCGGTCGCACCGGCCGATGTGCAGGATCGCCGCGTCCGGCAGCTCGCTCTGCAGGGTGTCGAGCACCGACTTGCCGCCGCGGTCGGGCAGCCCCCTCAATGCCTGGTCGATGACGATCCAGTCCGGGCGCTGCAGCAGGACACGGGCAAAGGCGATCGCCTGCAGCTCCTCGTGGGCGAGCTCGCGGTCCCAGCGCGCGGTGCGGTCGAGCGACGGGATGAGGCGGTTGAGGCCGACCTTCTCCAGCACCGCCGCCAGCTCGCCGTCGCTGAACTTGGCGCGGGGGTGCGGGTACGCGAGGACGGAGCCCAGCGCCTCGGGCGGCGTATAGGGCCGGCGGGGCATGAACGCGATGTCGGCGTTGGCCGGCAGCTCGACCCGGCCGCAGCCCGCGGGCCAGAGCCCGGCGAGCGCCTGGAAGACGAAGTGCCCGCCGGAGCCCGGCGGGGCGACAATCTCCACATGCTCGCCCGGGCCGACCTCGACGTGCGTCTCGTCGAGCGCGATGCTCCCGCTCGGCGTCGTGATCCTGAGCCCGTCGACCACCATCCGCCGGTCGGTCGACTTCACGACCTCGATCTGGTCGAGGTCGTTGTCCTCCAGCAGGTCCATCGCGATCACCGCCTGCCGGAAGGTGGCGACGCGGCCGAAGGTGGCCCGCCAGTCGGCGATGGTGGAGAAGTTGTCGATCGACCAGCGCAGGGACTGCTGCACCTGGTTGAAGGCGCCGACCACCATCATCAGCTGGCCGAACGAGAGGTCACCGCCGAAATAGCCCGGCGCGGCGACAAGGATCGGCGCGATCAGCGTGAACCAGCCGTAGCCGGCGGTGATCCAGGTGAGGCGGGTCTGCGCGGTGACGATCCGGCGCATCATGGCGAGGACGCGCGACAGCTCGCGGCTGAGGCGGACCCGCTCGTCCCCTTCGCCGCGCGCCAGGGTGACGTCGTCGATATGCTCGTTGAGGCGCACCAGTGCGACGCGGAACTCCGCCTCCTGGGCGTAGCGGTCGGCGTTGAGGGTGAAGAGCGGCCGCCCGACTAGGTAGCTGACGAAGGACGCCGTGGTCGCGTAGAACAGCGCGCACCACACCATGTAGCCGGGCACGGTGAAGCTCTCGCCGTTCACGTTGAACACGACGCTCTCCGACAGCACCCAGAGCACGCCGATGAAGCTGACCAGCAGCATGCTGGCCTGGAAGAGGCCGACGCCGAGGTCGGTCGACAGCTCCGTCAGGTGGCGCGCGTCCTCGTGGATGCGCTGGTCGGGGTTGGTGCCGATCTCGCCAGCGCCGGCAATGCGGAAGGCGCGGCCGGGCTTCAGCCACTGCTCGAACAGCTCCTGGACGAGCCCCTCCCGAAGCTTCAGCTTCAGCATCAGGTTGAGCCAGCTCTGGGAGACGTTGAGGACCAGCAGTCCCACCACGATGACCGCGAAGACGCCGAGCTGGTGGACGAACTGGTTGAAGTTCTTCTGCGACAGGGCGTCGTAGAAGGGCTGGTTCCAGGCGTTGAGCTGGATCTGACCGTAGGCGGTGAGGAGGACGACGGCGACGAGGCCTGCGACGATCAGCGTCACGTGCTGGCGCACCGTCGAGTCCAGGAACGCGCGGGACAGGGAGGCGAGCTGTCGTCTGAAATCCGTCCAACCTGCCGACGCAGGCTGGACGTCGAGCGTTTCGGTCATGACGAGAGGACTCCACAGTGAGCGCGGTCCAGGTGCCGACCGGGCCGCGATCGCCCGCGCCGGTTCCCCTTGGAACGTGACCTTCGAACACCGCGCCGGATCCCGGGGCGGCTCGCTCTTATAGAGGGATCGCGCCGCCCGAATCCAAGCCCTCCCGGCCGAACGGGAAAATGCCGCGGCGGCCGCCACATTGGCGCCGCTCTTGCCACGTTTTGCCCCGCCGGCGGCCTCCCTTTCCGACCATTCGGATCAGGGCAGCTCCAGCACCACCTTGCCGTTGACCTTGTTGGCCTCGATCAGGCGATGCGCCTCGGAGGCTTCGGCGAGGGGGAAGGTGCGGTCGACCACGGGGCGCACCGCGCCGCGCTCGAACAGCGGCCAGACGTGCTCCCGCAGCGCCGCGGCGATGGCGCCCTTCTCGGCGACCGGGCGGGCGCGAAGCGTGGAGCCGGTGATCGTCGCCTGCTTGCGCATCATGAGGGAGATGTCGAGCTCGGCGACGCGCCCGGCCAGCGACGCGATCGAGACCATCCGCCCGCGGTAGGCGAGGCAGCGCAGGTTCTCCGGGAAGAACGGCCCGCCGCGCATGTCGAGGACCACGTCGACGCCCTTGCCGCCGGTCGCCTCGAGGACGCGGTCGGCGAAGTTCTCCGTGGTGTAGTCGATGGCGACCTCCGCCCCCAGCGAGCGGCAGAGGGCGGCCTTCCGCTCGTCGCGCACCGTCGCGAGGACGCGCGCGCCCATCGCCGCCGCCAGCGCGATGGCGGTGGTGCCGATGCCCGACGCGCCGCCATGGACAAGGAGCGTCTCGCCGGCGGCGAGGCGGCCGAGCAGGAAGACGTTGGCCCAGACGGTGAAGTAGGTCTCGGGGATCGCCGCGGCCTCGACCGCGCTGAGCCCGCCCGGGATCGGCAGCACCTGGACGGCGGGCGCCGCGACGTACTGCGCGTAGCCGCCGCCCGCGACGAGGGCGCAGACCCGGTCGCCGACCGCGAAGCCGTCGACCGCGGCGCCGATCGCGACCACCTCGCCGGCGACCTCGAGGCCGAGGATGTCCGTCACTCCCGGCGGCGGCGGGTAGTTGCCCAGACGCTGGACGATGTCGGGGCGGTTGACGCCCGCGGCCTCCACGCGGATGAGGACTTCGCCTTCACCCGGCTCCGGACGCGGCGCCTCGAGGACCTTCAGGACTTCCGGGCCGCCGAACGGCTCGGCCCTTACGCATTGCATCGTCATCGCTGTTCCGCTCATCCCATGAAGTGCCCGCCGTTCACGTCCAGGACGATGCCGGTGACGAAACCGGCGCCGTCGGACGCGAGGTAGGCGACGGCCTCGGCCACGTCTTCGGTCGTGCCGATGCGGCCGACCGGGATCGAGGCGACGTAGGCGGTGTTCACCGCGGCGCCGGCGGTCGCGGCCATCGGCGTCTCGATCCGCCCCGGCGCGATGCAGTTGACGGTGACGCCGTCGTGGCCGACCTCGCCGGCGAGCGTGCGCGAGAAGGCGACGAGCCCGGCCTTCGAGGCGGCGTAGTGCGAGCCGGCGACGGTCGATTTCGTGCGCGCGGCCTGGGAGGACATGTTGACGATCCGCCCCCAGCCCTTCGCCCGCATTCCCGGCACGGCCGCCTTGCAGATGAGGAACGGCGCGGTCAGGTTGACGTCGAGCACCGACTGCCATTCGGCGAGCGCCGTCTCCTGGACCGGCGCGCGCTTGCCGTCGTGCTTGGGCGAGATGCCGGCGTTGTTGACGACGATGTCGATCGCGCCATGCCGCTCGACGAGCGCGGCCATGAACGGTGCGATCGACGCAAGGTCGGACAGGTCCACCGTGACGGCGCTGGTGCGGCCACCGGCGGCGGCGATCTCGTCGGCGCGCGCCTCGACCTCGGGGAGGATGTCTGCGAGGATGACGTGGTGGCCCTCGGCGACGAGGCGCCGGGCGATTTCGGCGCCGATGCCGCGCGCCGCGCCGGTCACGAGGGCGGTGCGGGGCGCGCTCATCGCGGCGCCTCGTCCTGCGGGAAGATCATGACCTTGTTCGCTTCCTTGTTCTTGGCCCGGGCGAAGGCCTGGGCGATGTTGGCGAGCGGCTCGCGGTGGGTGATCATCGGGCGAAGTGCCTCGGGGTCGTCGGCGATGCGCCGGACCACCGCCGCCCAGTCCTCCGGCCGCGACCCGTGCGAGGCGCGGATCTGCAGCTTGCGGCGCACGAAATCGACCGGCTCGAAGGTGATCGTCTCGTGGTGGATGCCGGTGAGGACCAGCACGCCCTCCTTGCGCAGGAGCGCCAGCCCGTCCGCCACGCTGACCGCCTGTCCCGAGGCTTCCAGCACGACGTCAGCCCCCGCCTCGGCGCGCAGGAACGCCGCATGGGCGCCCTCGGCGGCGAAGTCGCAGGTCGCCTCGAAGCCGAGGCGGCGGCAGACATCGAGCCGAAGCGCGTCGTTGAAGCCAGCGATCGCCACCGCCGCGCCCTTGTCGCGCGCCGCGACGGCGATGGCCTGGCCGATGGTGCCGGGCCCCAGCACCACCACGCGGTCCCCGGCCTTCACCTCGCCGACCTCCACCGCGCGGCGTCCGACGCACAGCGGCTCGGTGAGCGCGGCGACCTCGAAGTCGACGTGGTCGGCGAGGGGGAAGAGGCCGCCTTCGCGCACCACGACATGGGCGGCGAAGGCACCGTCGGCGTAGAGGCCGAGGGTGCGCTTGTTCTCGCAGTTCTGCCCGTCGCCGCGCGCGCAGGCGGCGCACCGGCCGCACGGGCTCGACGGCCAGACGGTCACCCGGTCGCCCGCGCGCGCGCGCGTGACCTCCGGGCCGACCTCCGTGACGACGCCGGCGAATTCATGGCCCAGCGTGACCGGCAGGTGCGGAATCATGAAGTCGTACCCGCCGCTCCAGTCGAGGACGTGGACGTCCGAGCCGCAGATGCCGACCGCCTCGACCCGGACGGCGACTTCGTGGGGGCCGGGCCGGCGCGGCGGCGGGGCGTCCTCGAGCGCAAGGCCGGGCCCCGGTGTGATCTTCCTGTAGGCGAGCATTCGTCCAGCTTTCGTTGCGTGGGGCGAGGCGGGGGCGAGCGCGGACAAGGGGGCCCGCGCCCGCCCGAGCGGCCTCAGATCGAGCCGCGATCGCCCCAGCCCGGCAGAGGCAGGCCCTTGATGCTCGAGATCGCGAGATCGTCCGGCGCGACGGTCTTGATCCCCTGGTTCTGCCACTGGTCGAAGGTGGGGAAGGCGCGGGTGTTGTTCTGCGTCTGCGGATCGAACTTGGTGCCCCAGCCGACGATGCTGGAGCCGACCGGCTTGTCGAGCGCGAGCGCCGCCTCGCGGATCGCCTCGGCGTCCATGTCGCCCGCCGCGGGGAGGACGTCGTTGAGGACGATCCACATGGCGTTGAAGCCCATACCCGAGTGCGCCGAGGGCTTGCGGCTGAAGCGCTTCTCGTACTCCTGGTGGAAGCGCTCGAAGAGCGTCGCGGTCTCCGGCGTCAGGCCCTCGGGGTTGATGTAGACGGACGTGCCGGCATTGAGGACGCCGTTGACGTCGTTGCCCAGCGCCTCGGCGAACTCGTTGACGTTGTGGGCGCCGCCGTTGCCGACCATCGCCTTGACGTCGAGGTTCGCCTCGCGCGCCTGACGCCAGAAAAGGATACCGTCCGGGGTGTACTGGCAGGCCACGATGACGTCCGGCTGAAGCTGCTTGTAGCGCTGGACGATGGGCGACAGGTCAGTGGTCTTGTAGCTGTAGGAGGTGGCGTCGACGACGTTCACGCCGGCGTCCGCGAACACCTTCTTCGCCGACTCGCCGACGGCCGTGCCGTAGAAGCTGTCCTCGTAGAGGAGGGCGACCTTGACGTCGGCGGCCTCCATGCCGATCGCCGGCAGCACCTTGTCGAGGGTGAAGTTGGCCGCGCCGCCGCCGAGCTCGGACGCCGGATAGATGAAGCGGAAGAGATACTTGAAGCCGCGCTGGGTGATGTCGTCGGCGACCGCGCCCTGCTCGAAGTAGACGACGCGGTTGCGCTCGGCCACCTGGCTCGCCGCGAACGAGATGGACGAGGCGTAGGAGCCCAGGATGAGGGGCACGCGCTCGGAAGTGATGAGGCGCGTCGCCTGCGAGGTCGCTTCGGTGGAGGAGGGGACGTCGACGGTGACGAGGTCCACCTTGCCGCCGAGGCCGCCGCCGTCCTCCTCGGTGAGCTGCTTGGCAAGCTCGAAGCCGCGCATCACGTCGTTGCCGAGTGAGGCGAGGGGGCCCGACAGCGGCAGGAGGACGCCGAGCCGCGCGGCGTCCGCGGCGCGCGCCCGGCCGATCCAGGGGGCGGCCAGAGTCGACGCGCCCGCGGCCAGTGCCAGTTTTCCGAAGTGTCTGCGATTGATTGTCATAGTGTTTCCTCCTCTGATCCAAGACCAAGGTAGGCGCGGCGCACCTCTTCGTTGTTCTGGAATTCTGTGCCGCTGCCTGACAGCACGACGCGACCGTGCTGAATGACGTACGCGCGGTCGGCGACCGACAGCGCTTGACTGACGTTCTGCTCCACGAGGACGAGCGTGACCCCGCGGTCGCGGATCTTGCGGATCGACTCGTAGACCCGCGTCACCATGATCGGCGCGAGGCCGAGGGAGACCTCGTCGAGGAGCAGGACCTCCGGCGTCGCGACGAGGCCGCGCGCGATCGCCACCATCTGCTGCTGCCCGCCGGACAGCGTGCCGCCGAGCTGGTCCGCCCGCTCCTTCAGCACCGGGAAGAGGTCGTAGACCTCCGCCAGACGCTCGGCGAGATGCGGCCGCGCCCGCTTCGAGTAGGCGGCGATCGTCAGGTTGCGGTGCACCGACATGCGGGTGAAGAGCCGCCGCCCCTCCGGCACCATGACGATGCCGCGCTCCACCAGGTCGTGCGTCCTGAGGCCGGTCACGTCCTCGCCGTGGAGGCGCACGTGACCCTTGCTGGGAGTGACGATGCCGGAGAGCGCGCGCAGGAGCGTCGTCTTGCCGACGCCGTTGGAGCCGACGATCGCGACGACCTCGCCGGCCGCCACCTTGAGGTCGATGCCGAAGAGCACCTGCGCGTCGCCGTAGCCGGCGTGAAGGTTGGTGACGTCAAGCATGGCCGGCCTGCCCCTGCGCGTCGTCGGCCTCCGAGGTCGGCTTGCCGAGGTAGGCCTCGATGACCTCCGGGTTGTCCATCACCTCCCGGGGCGGGCCGTCGGCAATCTTCACGCCGTGGTCCAGCACCGCGATCCGGTCGCAGATCTTCATCACCGCCATGAGGTTGTGCTCCACGAAGAGGACGGTGAGGCCCTCGTCGCGCAGCGACTGGACCAGCTTGAGCATGAGGTTGACCTCGGTGTGGTTGAGCCCGGCCATGACCTCGTCGAGGAGGATCATGGACGGCCGCGTCGCCAGCGCCCGGGCCACCTCCAGCCGCTTGCGCTCGGCCGTGGTGAGCGCGGTGGTCGGCGCGTCGAGACGGCGGGTAAGGTCCACCGCACGGGCGACGCGCTCGGCCTCCGCCGCCGCATGGGCGCGGCGGCGGTCGCGCAGGAAGGCACCGACCATGATGCTGTCGCGCACCGTCATCGAGTGGAAGACCTGCGGGATCTGGAAGGTGCGCACGAGGCCGAGCGCGGTGGTCGCCTCCGGCCGCATGCCGTCGATCCGCGAGCCCTGGAAGGTGACGGTGCCTTCGCTCGGCGCGAAGGTGCCGGCGACGACGTTGAAGAGCGTCGTCTTGCCCGCGCCGTTCGGGCCGATCAGCCCGAGGATCTCGCCCTCGCGAACCGAGAGCGTCACGTTGTCGACGGCGGTCAGGCCGCCGAAGCGCATGGTGACGGACTGGATCTCAAGCATCGCCGTCGCCCCCCTGTTCGGCGGAGGCCGACGCTTCGCCGGCCCGGGCGCGCTCGCCGCGGGGGCGGCGGACGGCGCGCGCCAGCTTCTGGACGCCGCCGATGAGCCCCTCCGGCAGCACGATCACGATGACGATGAGGACGACGCCGTAGACCACGAGATGCATCCCGGCCGCGGCGCTGCCGAAGAGCTCCAGAAGGATGTCGCGCAGTGGCAGGGCGATCGCCGCGCCGAGGAGCGGCCCCGCGACGGTGCCGACGCCGCCGAGCAGGGTCATCAGCGGCAGGTCGACCGAGAAGCCGATGTTGAAGACCGTCGTCGGCTCG encodes:
- a CDS encoding ABC transporter permease; this translates as MNGRRFLALLLKESRQILRDPSTFLIAFVLPLVLLFLFGTAVSLDIRKVKVGVALQDNSQIAESLAMAYVNSRWFDVTLARDFQSLEGELVAGRVRGIIVIPQEFGAHVGSDDTAAEIQIITDGSQPNAAAFVANYAEGVEGQWARGMAQDRGVDVDAPITLEPRFWFNPELTSRVFLIPGSIAIVMAMIGTLLTALVVAREWERGTMEAMLATPVAMVEFLASKVIPYFVLGLGSVALCTALAIFVFDVPFRGSVVGLLVLCASFLVPALGQGLLISAVTKNQFVASQVALLTAFMPSMVLSGFIFEIKSMPLVIQAITYVVPARYLVPSLQTVFTVGDIWPMFLHASAVLLGFGLVFFALAVRVTHRRVA
- a CDS encoding CerR family C-terminal domain-containing protein — protein: MPTKSSTNRRLLQTAVDHFGMKGVEGVRTRDIAREADTVMSSITYHYGGKDGLHLAAAHYVADRLVEFLGPVLDRAARTEARGREAARDEICDIAGVILNFFLSPESASLSRFIVREQMAPGEAFRILQERVFGRMGQHLRTLVAEAGHPGWDDDRINVTTVTIVGQLLVFRVAHASVMSLTGWDAVTPQRAATIRRVTQTNIRALLAAEDPS
- a CDS encoding SDR family oxidoreductase, which codes for MSAPRTALVTGAARGIGAEIARRLVAEGHHVILADILPEVEARADEIAAAGGRTSAVTVDLSDLASIAPFMAALVERHGAIDIVVNNAGISPKHDGKRAPVQETALAEWQSVLDVNLTAPFLICKAAVPGMRAKGWGRIVNMSSQAARTKSTVAGSHYAASKAGLVAFSRTLAGEVGHDGVTVNCIAPGRIETPMAATAGAAVNTAYVASIPVGRIGTTEDVAEAVAYLASDGAGFVTGIVLDVNGGHFMG
- the hlyD gene encoding secretion protein HlyD; the protein is MKKVAIIMLLLVAAIGAAGWAFKTGVFRNGDGDALTLYGNVDVRTVDVAFRVGGRIAEMPIDEGARVTPGEVLARLDPVPLQQALAAAKAEVAVAQAAHDKSLAGNRPQEIAQAAALVDQRKATAKQAELTFSRASRLVRTNAVSQAEADSAEASYREAEALLASAEEALSLMKAGSRAEDIAATEASLAAALAAQDQAQTALDDAVLTAVQEGFVMTRAREPGEIVAAGGTVFTIAIDRPVRVRAYVSEPDLGRVHPGATVYVTTDSTDHVYSGTIGFISPTAEFTPKSVQTPSLRTDLVFRMRIIVSDPDMALRQGMPVTVTVPAAEAGPDA
- a CDS encoding ABC transporter ATP-binding protein/permease, yielding MTETLDVQPASAGWTDFRRQLASLSRAFLDSTVRQHVTLIVAGLVAVVLLTAYGQIQLNAWNQPFYDALSQKNFNQFVHQLGVFAVIVVGLLVLNVSQSWLNLMLKLKLREGLVQELFEQWLKPGRAFRIAGAGEIGTNPDQRIHEDARHLTELSTDLGVGLFQASMLLVSFIGVLWVLSESVVFNVNGESFTVPGYMVWCALFYATTASFVSYLVGRPLFTLNADRYAQEAEFRVALVRLNEHIDDVTLARGEGDERVRLSRELSRVLAMMRRIVTAQTRLTWITAGYGWFTLIAPILVAAPGYFGGDLSFGQLMMVVGAFNQVQQSLRWSIDNFSTIADWRATFGRVATFRQAVIAMDLLEDNDLDQIEVVKSTDRRMVVDGLRITTPSGSIALDETHVEVGPGEHVEIVAPPGSGGHFVFQALAGLWPAGCGRVELPANADIAFMPRRPYTPPEALGSVLAYPHPRAKFSDGELAAVLEKVGLNRLIPSLDRTARWDRELAHEELQAIAFARVLLQRPDWIVIDQALRGLPDRGGKSVLDTLQSELPDAAILHIGRCDRSGFFNRSVHLIRDPGGPCLPAPEKLPAKSGESRKAPATAT
- a CDS encoding NAD(P)H-quinone oxidoreductase, producing MTMQCVRAEPFGGPEVLKVLEAPRPEPGEGEVLIRVEAAGVNRPDIVQRLGNYPPPPGVTDILGLEVAGEVVAIGAAVDGFAVGDRVCALVAGGGYAQYVAAPAVQVLPIPGGLSAVEAAAIPETYFTVWANVFLLGRLAAGETLLVHGGASGIGTTAIALAAAMGARVLATVRDERKAALCRSLGAEVAIDYTTENFADRVLEATGGKGVDVVLDMRGGPFFPENLRCLAYRGRMVSIASLAGRVAELDISLMMRKQATITGSTLRARPVAEKGAIAAALREHVWPLFERGAVRPVVDRTFPLAEASEAHRLIEANKVNGKVVLELP
- a CDS encoding ATP-binding cassette domain-containing protein, whose protein sequence is MSAAGEEHRASGATATLDGVTRRFGKGGPPALDAISLQIRPGRMTGLVGPDGAGKTTLIRLLAGLLDPDEGSVTVLGRPATGADHTKVGYMPQRFGLYEDLSVIENLTLYADLRGLPAGERGRRFAELLRFTDLAPFTARLAGRLSGGMKQKLGLACALVVTPRLLLLDEPGVGVDPVSRRELWAMVKNLTGEGIAVLWSTAYLDEAEKCDEVYLLNEGRMIHAGPPDRLTDEVAGRCFRVRAEGAERRRILARVMDDPAVRDATIQGASVRLLMGRDAAPPEGGEPIPPRFEDAFVDRLGGGPKGESALAAGYRTIPESDRPAIEAKTLTKRFGDFTAARDVSFSVPRGEIFGLLGPNGAGKSTTFKMLCGLLTPTSGEGTVAGHDLRHARAAARQSLGYMAQKFSLYGDLSVAQNLDFFAGVYGLAGRARREAIGRMVEIFRLGPYLRQNAGGLPLGFKQRLSLASAVMHEPPVLFLDEPTSGVDPIVRREFWNHINGLVDKGVTVLVTTHFMEEAEYCDRILVIYRAEQIAQGSPDELKAGAATPERPDPTLEEAFIALIETRDATREAA